One Globicephala melas chromosome 4, mGloMel1.2, whole genome shotgun sequence genomic window carries:
- the SIK1 gene encoding serine/threonine-protein kinase SIK1 isoform X1 produces the protein MVIMSELSAAPAGSGQGQQKPLRVGFYDIERTLGKGNFAVVKLARHRVTKTQVAIKIIDKTRLDSSNLEKIYREVQIMKLLSHPHIIKLYQVMETKDMLYIVTEFAKNGEMFDYLTSTGHLSESEARKKFWQILSAVEYCHSHNIVHRDLKTENLLLDGNMDIKLADFGFGNFYKPGEPLSTWCGSPPYAAPEVFEGKEYEGPQLDIWSLGVVLYVLVCGSLPFDGPSLPALRQRVLEGRFRIPFFMSRDCETLVRRMLAVDPTKRITISQIWEHRWMRADPALRQPTCPVFSLLGYASSLGSYDEQALGIMQTLGVDRQRTVESLQNSSYNHFAAIYYLLLERLKELRLAQPPARPGHAWQQRPRSSDLSGFEVPQEGPPGDAFRSALLCAQPQTLGQSVLQAELDCDLHGSLQPSLFPVDTGCHGMCQWRSVSPSSLLDTAISEEARRGPGLDEEQVARGPPPGSTGRRHTLAEVSTCFSPRIPPCIVVSPSAASPSEGTSSDSCLTSAGDGLAGLSGHLVAQGLLSACSPLRLASPLLGTQSATPVLQAQGALGGAALLPVSFQEGRRASDTSLTQGLKAFRQQLRKNARTKGFLGLNKIKGLARQVCQPSSSRTSRGGLSTFQLPAQSPGLHGGGAGGREGRSLLEEVLHQQRLLQLQHHPAAPPGCQPAAQPPPAPLVLAPCDGALLVSGLRKELGLGPGLLLPPPLLQAGGSHVASAAQLLDAHLRISSSTAPGPAAVAPQPCFATLSPSLEPAGLPQGDCEMEDLTSGPPGTFVLVQ, from the exons ATGGTGATCATGTCGGAGTTGAGCGCGGCCCCCGCGGGCTCGGGCCAGGGACAGCAGAAACCTCTCCGGGTGGGCTTTTACGACATCGAGCGGACCCTGGGCAAGGGCAATTTCGCGGTGGTGAAGCTGGCCCGGCATCGAGTTACCAAGACGCAG GTTGCAATAAAAATAATCGACAAGACACGATTAGATTCAAgcaatttggaaaaaatataccGTGAAGTTCAGATCATGAAGCTTCTGAGTCATCCTCATATCATAAAGCTTTATCAG GTTATGGAAACAAAGGATATGCTTTACATTGTCACCGAATTCgcaaaaaatggagaaatgtttG ATTACTTGACCTCCACCGGGCACCTGAGCGAGAGTGAAGCCCGCAAGAAGTTCTGGCAGATTCTGTCAGCTGTGGAATACTGCCACAGCCATAACATCGTCCACCGGGACCTCAAGACCGAGAACCTGTTGCTGGACGGCAACATGGACATCAAGCTGGCAG ATTTCGGGTTTGGGAATTTCTATAAGCCAGGAGAGCCTCTGTCCACGTGGTGTGGGAGCCCCCCGTACGCAGCCCCGGAGGTCTTCGAGGGGAAGGAGTACGAAGGCCCCCAGCTGGACATCTGG AGCCTAGGCGTCGTGCTGTACGTCCTCGTCTGCGGGTCTCTTCCCTTCGACGGGCCTAGCCTGCCGGCCTTGCGGCAGCGGGTGCTGGAGGGCCGGTTCCGCATCCCCTTCTTCATGTCTCGAG ACTGCGAGACGCTGGTCCGCCGCATGCTGGCCGTGGACCCCACCAAGCGCATCACCATCAGCCAGATCTGGGAGCACAGGTGGATGCGGGCCGACCCCGCCCTGCGGCAGCCCACCTGCCCCGTCTTCTCCTTGCTCGGCTACGCCTCCAGCCTGGGCAGCTATGACGAGCAGGCGCTGGGCATCATGCAGACGCTGGGCGTGGACCGGCAGAGGACCGTGGAG TCGCTGCAGAACAGCAGCTACAACCACTTCGCTGCCATTTATTACCTCCTTCTGGAGCGGTTGAAGGAGCTCCGGCTCGCCCAGCCGCCGGCCCGCCCCGGCCACGCCTGGCAACAGAGGCCCCGGAGCTCGGACCTCAGCGGATTTGAG GTGCCTCAGGAAGGCCCCCCCGGTGACGCTTTCCGCTCCGCCCTGCTCTGCGCACAGCCCCAGACCTTGGGGCAGTCTGTCCTGCAGGCCGAGCTGGACTGTGACCTCCACGGCTCACTGCAG CCCTCGCTCTTCCCCGTGGACACCGGTTGCCACGGCATGTGCCAGTGGCGCTCCGTCTCCCCCAGCAGCCTGCTGGACACGGCCATCAGCGAGGAGGCCAGGCGGGGCCCGGGCCTGGACGAGGAGCAGGTCGCACGGGGGCCCCCGCCTGGCAGCACCGGCCGGAGACACACGCTGGCCGAGGTTTCCACCTGCTTCTCCCCACGCATCCCTCCAT GTATCGTTGTCTCCCCCTCCGCGGCCAGTCCTTCCGAAGGCACCAGCTCCGACAGCTGCCTGACCTCTGCGGGTGACGGCCTGGCTGGGCTCAGCGGACACCTGGTCGCTCAGGGGCTGCTGAGCGCCTGTTCTCCGCTCAGACTGGCCTCGCCACTCCTGGGGACCCAGTCCGCCACCCCTGTGCTGCAGGCGCAGGGGGCCCTGGGAGGAGCCGCCCTGCTCCCCGTCAGCTTCCAGGAGGGCCGGAGGGCGTCAGACACCTCTCTCACTCAAG GGCTGAAAGCCTTTCGGCAGCAGCTGAGGAAGAACGCGAGGACCAAAGGCTTTCTGGGGCTGAACAAGATCAAGGGGCTGGCTCGCCAGGTGTGCCAGCCCTCCTCCAGCCGGACCTCGAGGGGCGGCCTGAGCACCTTCCAGCTGCCCGCACAGAGCCCGGGCCTGCACGGCGGCGGGGCTGGCGGCCGGGAGGGCAGGAGCCTGCTGGAGGAGGTGTTGCACCAGCAGAG GTTGCTCCAGTTACAGCACCACCCGGCGGCCCCACCCGGCTGCCAGCCGGCCGCCCagccccccccagcccccttgGTCCTCGCCCCCTGCGATGGCGCCCTCCTCGTGTCGGGACTGCggaaggagctggggctggggcctggccTGCTGCTGCCGCCCCCGCTGCTGCAGGCCGGGGGCTCCCACGTGGCGTCGGCCGCCCAGCTCCTGGACGCCCACCTGCGCATCAGCAGCTCCACGGCCCCCGGCCCTGCCGCCGTGGCCCCCCAGCCATGCTTCGCCACGCTGTCCCCGAGCCTGGAACCCGCGGGGCTGCCCCAGGGGGACTGTGAAATGGAGGACTTGACCTCGGGCCCGCCGGGCACCTTCGTCTTGGTGCAGTGA
- the SIK1 gene encoding serine/threonine-protein kinase SIK1 isoform X2: protein MVIMSELSAAPAGSGQGQQKPLRVGFYDIERTLGKGNFAVVKLARHRVTKTQVAIKIIDKTRLDSSNLEKIYREVQIMKLLSHPHIIKLYQVMETKDMLYIVTEFAKNGEMFDYLTSTGHLSESEARKKFWQILSAVEYCHSHNIVHRDLKTENLLLDGNMDIKLADFGFGNFYKPGEPLSTWCGSPPYAAPEVFEGKEYEGPQLDIWSLGVVLYVLVCGSLPFDGPSLPALRQRVLEGRFRIPFFMSRDCETLVRRMLAVDPTKRITISQIWEHRWMRADPALRQPTCPVFSLLGYASSLGSYDEQALGIMQTLGVDRQRTVESLQNSSYNHFAAIYYLLLERLKELRLAQPPARPGHAWQQRPRSSDLSGFEPSLFPVDTGCHGMCQWRSVSPSSLLDTAISEEARRGPGLDEEQVARGPPPGSTGRRHTLAEVSTCFSPRIPPCIVVSPSAASPSEGTSSDSCLTSAGDGLAGLSGHLVAQGLLSACSPLRLASPLLGTQSATPVLQAQGALGGAALLPVSFQEGRRASDTSLTQGLKAFRQQLRKNARTKGFLGLNKIKGLARQVCQPSSSRTSRGGLSTFQLPAQSPGLHGGGAGGREGRSLLEEVLHQQRLLQLQHHPAAPPGCQPAAQPPPAPLVLAPCDGALLVSGLRKELGLGPGLLLPPPLLQAGGSHVASAAQLLDAHLRISSSTAPGPAAVAPQPCFATLSPSLEPAGLPQGDCEMEDLTSGPPGTFVLVQ, encoded by the exons ATGGTGATCATGTCGGAGTTGAGCGCGGCCCCCGCGGGCTCGGGCCAGGGACAGCAGAAACCTCTCCGGGTGGGCTTTTACGACATCGAGCGGACCCTGGGCAAGGGCAATTTCGCGGTGGTGAAGCTGGCCCGGCATCGAGTTACCAAGACGCAG GTTGCAATAAAAATAATCGACAAGACACGATTAGATTCAAgcaatttggaaaaaatataccGTGAAGTTCAGATCATGAAGCTTCTGAGTCATCCTCATATCATAAAGCTTTATCAG GTTATGGAAACAAAGGATATGCTTTACATTGTCACCGAATTCgcaaaaaatggagaaatgtttG ATTACTTGACCTCCACCGGGCACCTGAGCGAGAGTGAAGCCCGCAAGAAGTTCTGGCAGATTCTGTCAGCTGTGGAATACTGCCACAGCCATAACATCGTCCACCGGGACCTCAAGACCGAGAACCTGTTGCTGGACGGCAACATGGACATCAAGCTGGCAG ATTTCGGGTTTGGGAATTTCTATAAGCCAGGAGAGCCTCTGTCCACGTGGTGTGGGAGCCCCCCGTACGCAGCCCCGGAGGTCTTCGAGGGGAAGGAGTACGAAGGCCCCCAGCTGGACATCTGG AGCCTAGGCGTCGTGCTGTACGTCCTCGTCTGCGGGTCTCTTCCCTTCGACGGGCCTAGCCTGCCGGCCTTGCGGCAGCGGGTGCTGGAGGGCCGGTTCCGCATCCCCTTCTTCATGTCTCGAG ACTGCGAGACGCTGGTCCGCCGCATGCTGGCCGTGGACCCCACCAAGCGCATCACCATCAGCCAGATCTGGGAGCACAGGTGGATGCGGGCCGACCCCGCCCTGCGGCAGCCCACCTGCCCCGTCTTCTCCTTGCTCGGCTACGCCTCCAGCCTGGGCAGCTATGACGAGCAGGCGCTGGGCATCATGCAGACGCTGGGCGTGGACCGGCAGAGGACCGTGGAG TCGCTGCAGAACAGCAGCTACAACCACTTCGCTGCCATTTATTACCTCCTTCTGGAGCGGTTGAAGGAGCTCCGGCTCGCCCAGCCGCCGGCCCGCCCCGGCCACGCCTGGCAACAGAGGCCCCGGAGCTCGGACCTCAGCGGATTTGAG CCCTCGCTCTTCCCCGTGGACACCGGTTGCCACGGCATGTGCCAGTGGCGCTCCGTCTCCCCCAGCAGCCTGCTGGACACGGCCATCAGCGAGGAGGCCAGGCGGGGCCCGGGCCTGGACGAGGAGCAGGTCGCACGGGGGCCCCCGCCTGGCAGCACCGGCCGGAGACACACGCTGGCCGAGGTTTCCACCTGCTTCTCCCCACGCATCCCTCCAT GTATCGTTGTCTCCCCCTCCGCGGCCAGTCCTTCCGAAGGCACCAGCTCCGACAGCTGCCTGACCTCTGCGGGTGACGGCCTGGCTGGGCTCAGCGGACACCTGGTCGCTCAGGGGCTGCTGAGCGCCTGTTCTCCGCTCAGACTGGCCTCGCCACTCCTGGGGACCCAGTCCGCCACCCCTGTGCTGCAGGCGCAGGGGGCCCTGGGAGGAGCCGCCCTGCTCCCCGTCAGCTTCCAGGAGGGCCGGAGGGCGTCAGACACCTCTCTCACTCAAG GGCTGAAAGCCTTTCGGCAGCAGCTGAGGAAGAACGCGAGGACCAAAGGCTTTCTGGGGCTGAACAAGATCAAGGGGCTGGCTCGCCAGGTGTGCCAGCCCTCCTCCAGCCGGACCTCGAGGGGCGGCCTGAGCACCTTCCAGCTGCCCGCACAGAGCCCGGGCCTGCACGGCGGCGGGGCTGGCGGCCGGGAGGGCAGGAGCCTGCTGGAGGAGGTGTTGCACCAGCAGAG GTTGCTCCAGTTACAGCACCACCCGGCGGCCCCACCCGGCTGCCAGCCGGCCGCCCagccccccccagcccccttgGTCCTCGCCCCCTGCGATGGCGCCCTCCTCGTGTCGGGACTGCggaaggagctggggctggggcctggccTGCTGCTGCCGCCCCCGCTGCTGCAGGCCGGGGGCTCCCACGTGGCGTCGGCCGCCCAGCTCCTGGACGCCCACCTGCGCATCAGCAGCTCCACGGCCCCCGGCCCTGCCGCCGTGGCCCCCCAGCCATGCTTCGCCACGCTGTCCCCGAGCCTGGAACCCGCGGGGCTGCCCCAGGGGGACTGTGAAATGGAGGACTTGACCTCGGGCCCGCCGGGCACCTTCGTCTTGGTGCAGTGA